In the genome of Marinobacter sp. ANT_B65, one region contains:
- a CDS encoding HAD family hydrolase has product MLAVFDLDETLIRGDSSQLFTEFLRAENIDTSPDSEARGRVFMRAYNNGHMDLQDYMEFSLAPIRGWQRDQVQELIDRFVTKVIPPRILPTAQERVAWHKAQGHDVLVISATGEHLVSPIARHLGIDDGIGVQVEWHNNSLKGTIGSRRPFRGGKVSALEEWIAARQASPEKVWFYSDSHNDLPLLNAVDYPVAVNPDPILEDYAQQQGWLIFIDEVALA; this is encoded by the coding sequence ATGCTTGCAGTTTTCGATCTCGATGAAACCCTGATTCGGGGGGACAGTTCACAACTGTTCACTGAGTTTCTCCGCGCAGAAAATATTGACACCAGCCCCGATTCCGAAGCCAGGGGCAGAGTCTTCATGAGGGCTTATAACAATGGCCACATGGATCTGCAGGATTACATGGAATTCAGCCTGGCCCCGATACGGGGTTGGCAGCGCGATCAGGTGCAGGAGCTTATTGACCGGTTCGTCACCAAGGTGATTCCGCCACGCATATTACCAACAGCCCAGGAACGGGTGGCCTGGCACAAGGCACAGGGGCATGATGTGTTGGTCATCTCCGCAACGGGAGAACACCTGGTATCACCCATCGCCCGACACCTCGGCATTGATGACGGTATAGGTGTTCAGGTGGAGTGGCACAACAACAGTCTCAAAGGCACCATAGGATCCCGACGCCCTTTCAGAGGCGGTAAAGTGTCTGCCCTGGAGGAGTGGATTGCAGCCCGGCAGGCCAGCCCCGAGAAAGTCTGGTTCTACTCAGATTCCCACAACGACCTTCCTCTTTTAAACGCTGTGGACTATCCCGTAGCAGTGAACCCTGACCCGATTCTGGAGGACTACGCCCAGCAACAGGGTTGGCTTATTTTTATCGATGAAGTGGCGCTGGCATGA
- a CDS encoding TRAP transporter large permease gives MWHPQFSSSIQNNKTKGKSMSPELLTAGMFGLLLAFIIAGVSLAFALGAVATIFILIMNGTGGLFPILSATFASMWSISLAAIPLFVMMGISLGKSKIATDLYRAFYLWSGKVNGGLLVGTTGFASLLSAMTGSCAASTLTTGMVGMPAMEKHGYDKKLVLGTIGAAGTLGILIPPSITLIVIGMSTGLSIGKLFMGGLIAGLGMLVVILGYVIVTANLQPEKAPASAESVPMKEKIRSLRSIILPIAIISVVLLSIFLGMATPTEAAAVGAVAVLAAIAMRGELNWGFIKDVSYSTATMSGMVIWIIFGASAFVSVYSAANGINFVQSFLLSLEISPWLLILVMQGAGFILGMFLDPIGIILLVMPIFMPVVVQLGFDPIWFAVIFQLNLCVGYISPPFGYNIFYLKTLSPQTPILDLYKSVLPYVVLMILFGIFLLMFPSILTEGVNLLTKA, from the coding sequence TTGTGGCATCCACAATTCAGTTCATCAATCCAAAACAACAAAACAAAGGGTAAGTCCATGTCACCAGAACTTTTAACCGCTGGTATGTTTGGTCTTCTGCTCGCCTTTATCATAGCTGGCGTGTCGCTCGCTTTCGCTCTGGGTGCAGTCGCTACTATTTTTATATTGATCATGAACGGTACAGGCGGCCTGTTTCCTATTCTGTCTGCCACTTTTGCCAGTATGTGGTCGATCTCACTTGCCGCCATCCCTTTGTTCGTCATGATGGGGATATCGCTCGGAAAGTCGAAAATAGCGACAGATCTGTACCGGGCATTTTATCTCTGGTCCGGAAAAGTTAACGGCGGGCTGCTGGTGGGCACCACTGGTTTCGCTTCCCTTCTTTCTGCCATGACCGGCAGCTGCGCGGCTTCAACACTCACTACAGGCATGGTGGGAATGCCTGCCATGGAAAAGCACGGCTATGATAAAAAACTCGTGCTTGGCACGATCGGGGCTGCAGGCACCCTCGGCATTCTGATCCCTCCCTCCATTACATTGATAGTTATCGGTATGAGTACCGGGCTTTCGATCGGCAAGCTGTTCATGGGCGGGTTAATTGCAGGACTGGGAATGCTGGTTGTCATTCTTGGATATGTCATTGTGACGGCGAACCTGCAGCCCGAAAAAGCGCCTGCTTCAGCTGAAAGCGTCCCCATGAAGGAGAAAATTCGCTCGCTGCGCTCCATTATCCTTCCAATTGCCATTATTTCAGTGGTGCTGCTGTCAATATTCCTGGGCATGGCAACGCCAACGGAAGCTGCAGCCGTAGGCGCCGTTGCAGTTTTAGCCGCAATCGCCATGCGGGGCGAGCTTAACTGGGGTTTTATAAAAGATGTCAGTTATTCAACAGCCACAATGAGCGGCATGGTTATATGGATCATTTTTGGCGCCAGCGCGTTTGTCTCCGTTTATTCAGCTGCCAACGGCATCAACTTTGTGCAGTCATTTCTGTTATCTCTGGAGATCTCTCCCTGGCTTCTTATTTTGGTCATGCAGGGCGCCGGATTCATTCTTGGAATGTTCCTGGATCCCATCGGAATTATCCTGCTGGTGATGCCTATTTTCATGCCAGTGGTAGTCCAGCTTGGCTTCGACCCCATCTGGTTCGCAGTTATCTTTCAGCTGAATCTATGTGTGGGTTATATATCACCGCCCTTCGGATATAACATTTTTTATCTCAAAACCCTAAGCCCACAAACCCCTATTCTGGACCTTTATAAAAGTGTGTTGCCCTACGTTGTACTAATGATTCTTTTCGGAATCTTTCTCCTCATGTTTCCTTCCATCCTGACGGAAGGCGTGAACTTACTTACTAAAGCCTGA
- a CDS encoding putative 2-aminoethylphosphonate ABC transporter permease subunit, giving the protein MPEYDPGKRSMIDSHVLPTPATRNWPVLVELRRKFAGRWVFSMLLVAGCAILTLLVLAPLYTLLSKSVENKAGEFVGLENFTHYLSSGGIESAFFNSLWVAGLSTLVVVFLAFMAAWALTRTRLPFTGWIRGVLVLPILAPSLLPAISLIYLFGNQGVLKDWLFGAEIYGPVGIIMGSCFWTFPHALMILLTAMGNADGRHYEAATALKAGPWRTFWTVTVPGARYGLVSAAFVVFTLVITDFGVPKVIGGQFDVLATDIYKQVIGQQKFEMGAVVSVLLLLPAMLAFIADRYVQRKQSATFTARSVPYKPSQDRKRDAVGALMLTPTLVFIFAIIGMAIYASFVTFWPYNLDLSLNNYQFGRMDGGGWGAYGNSLQMALGTMVIGTILVFFNAWLMERTQQPRFLTGLFQFLSLLPLAVPGLVLGLSYIFFFNHPDNPINGIYGTLFILMLCTITHFYAVSHLTAVTALKQLDQEFEAVGESLNASRWRVLFTVTLPLCLPAILDVALYLFVNAMTTVSAVVFLYGHDSQLASVAVLNMDEAGDIAPAAAMAILITATCAVAKFIQGLLRFWVDRSTRSWRQGTE; this is encoded by the coding sequence ATGCCTGAGTATGACCCTGGTAAGCGTTCCATGATTGATTCTCACGTACTTCCGACGCCGGCGACACGCAACTGGCCAGTCCTGGTTGAATTACGCCGGAAGTTTGCCGGCCGCTGGGTGTTTTCTATGCTGTTGGTAGCCGGTTGCGCCATTCTGACGCTGCTTGTGCTTGCTCCCCTGTACACCCTGCTTTCAAAGAGTGTCGAGAACAAAGCCGGTGAGTTTGTCGGGCTGGAAAACTTTACCCACTACCTGAGTTCCGGTGGTATCGAATCCGCGTTCTTCAATTCCCTGTGGGTGGCTGGGCTCAGTACCCTGGTTGTGGTCTTCCTGGCGTTTATGGCGGCCTGGGCGTTAACCCGTACACGTCTGCCATTCACCGGGTGGATTCGGGGTGTGCTGGTGTTACCGATTCTGGCGCCATCGCTGTTGCCCGCAATCAGCCTGATATACCTGTTTGGTAATCAGGGAGTGTTAAAAGACTGGCTCTTTGGGGCTGAGATCTATGGCCCTGTTGGCATAATTATGGGCTCCTGTTTCTGGACATTCCCCCACGCCCTGATGATTCTGCTGACGGCGATGGGCAATGCCGATGGTCGTCATTACGAAGCCGCTACTGCATTGAAGGCCGGCCCCTGGCGAACTTTCTGGACAGTAACGGTGCCCGGAGCCCGCTATGGGCTGGTGAGCGCTGCATTCGTTGTTTTTACGCTGGTGATTACGGATTTCGGCGTGCCCAAGGTTATCGGCGGGCAGTTTGATGTACTTGCCACGGATATCTACAAACAGGTGATCGGGCAGCAGAAATTCGAGATGGGCGCGGTGGTCAGTGTGTTGTTACTGCTGCCGGCCATGCTGGCCTTCATTGCCGATCGCTATGTACAGCGCAAACAGTCAGCAACCTTCACCGCGAGATCAGTGCCTTACAAGCCCAGCCAGGATCGTAAGCGCGACGCTGTCGGGGCGCTGATGCTGACACCGACGCTGGTGTTCATTTTTGCCATCATAGGCATGGCCATCTACGCGTCATTCGTTACCTTCTGGCCATACAATCTGGACTTGAGTCTGAACAACTACCAGTTCGGCCGCATGGACGGAGGTGGGTGGGGAGCCTACGGCAACAGCCTGCAGATGGCCCTGGGCACTATGGTGATTGGAACCATACTGGTCTTTTTCAACGCCTGGCTGATGGAGCGGACACAGCAACCCCGCTTTCTGACCGGACTATTCCAGTTCCTGTCGCTCCTGCCTTTGGCCGTTCCCGGCCTGGTGCTGGGGCTATCCTACATCTTCTTCTTCAATCATCCGGACAATCCGATCAACGGGATCTATGGCACCCTGTTCATCCTGATGCTGTGTACCATCACGCACTTCTATGCGGTCTCCCATCTCACTGCGGTAACGGCGTTGAAGCAACTGGACCAGGAATTCGAGGCGGTAGGGGAGTCTCTCAATGCGTCCCGGTGGAGAGTGCTGTTCACAGTTACCTTGCCCCTGTGCCTGCCCGCGATCCTGGATGTCGCGCTGTATCTGTTCGTGAATGCGATGACCACGGTCTCGGCGGTTGTGTTCCTTTACGGCCATGACTCCCAGTTGGCGTCGGTAGCGGTGCTGAACATGGACGAGGCCGGAGACATCGCCCCGGCCGCAGCAATGGCCATCCTGATTACGGCCACCTGCGCCGTGGCAAAGTTCATCCAGGGGTTACTGCGTTTCTGGGTAGACCGTTCAACGCGGTCATGGCGACAGGGCACGGAATGA
- a CDS encoding EamA family transporter: MTSTAIVIVLVSALAHAGWNLFGKKVSPSGAFFWYSTLWGALLTLPLLVYYFPLVQKLDSGIWWLVIATGFFQATYLSALAAAYRHGELSVVYPLARSSPLLIMLVGTLFLGTADTITSAAVVGILLIVAGCIVLPMQRLRDFRLANYRNLATLYALLAAASTAGYSIIDDAATERMRNLLDRIALDAEVALVFVILQAWSALVWLSIGLSFQKTERRLLRQLAANWRSTLAAGVLILGTYVLVVWAMAYADDVSYVVAFRQVSIPIGVVLGWYFLEEPLHPPKIAGVLTILAGLLLVVLG; encoded by the coding sequence ATGACTTCCACAGCCATAGTCATCGTTCTTGTGTCCGCTCTGGCACATGCCGGCTGGAACCTGTTTGGCAAGAAAGTCAGCCCCAGTGGAGCGTTTTTCTGGTATAGCACCCTCTGGGGCGCGCTCCTGACCCTGCCGCTTTTGGTGTATTACTTTCCTCTGGTGCAGAAGCTGGACTCGGGTATCTGGTGGCTGGTCATCGCGACTGGTTTTTTTCAGGCTACCTACCTCAGCGCACTGGCGGCGGCCTATCGCCATGGCGAGCTGTCGGTGGTTTACCCTCTGGCACGGTCTTCGCCTCTGCTAATCATGCTGGTCGGGACCCTTTTCCTGGGAACAGCCGATACCATCACCAGCGCGGCTGTTGTCGGTATCCTACTGATTGTGGCTGGGTGCATCGTCCTGCCAATGCAACGGCTCCGGGATTTCCGTCTGGCCAACTATCGAAACCTTGCCACACTCTATGCCCTTCTGGCTGCAGCCAGCACTGCCGGATATTCAATTATCGACGATGCCGCGACGGAGAGAATGCGGAATTTGCTCGACAGAATTGCCCTGGATGCTGAGGTGGCCCTGGTGTTTGTGATCCTCCAGGCGTGGTCAGCACTGGTTTGGCTCAGCATCGGCCTGAGCTTTCAGAAAACCGAACGCCGCCTGCTTCGACAACTGGCAGCGAACTGGCGCAGTACCTTAGCGGCGGGAGTGCTTATCCTTGGCACTTACGTATTGGTTGTCTGGGCCATGGCCTATGCAGATGATGTCAGTTACGTGGTGGCGTTCAGGCAGGTCAGCATTCCTATCGGAGTTGTGCTGGGCTGGTATTTTCTTGAGGAACCCTTGCACCCGCCCAAAATTGCAGGTGTGTTGACCATTCTTGCAGGCCTGTTGCTGGTGGTGCTGGGATAA
- the dctP gene encoding TRAP transporter substrate-binding protein DctP — protein sequence MKDTKTINRRKFLSTGTAAAATVAAAGFAAPAVIASPKQKIKWKMQTHWPTGNWYYDPIFNGLARRIEEATNGELEIETHQPNSIVSTGDVLRGVRRGTLDGALIYPAYWVGDIPAAGHLNGNFGTWDSIEEMQFFMHDMGALNIIREAYATRGIYQVGPISNGGTAIYSNKRIETPKDFEGFKVRSNGSSAQVFEKMGAAPVSISGGELYQALQTGVVDGAHWGGVSAGWGMNLQEVNKYIIQPNLASHQNSEVFVSLKSWNKLGADFKKVIEDAVLATHLEAAGMFMMKDLQRMQEFKTEYNGEIVQMNSEAVAMLRTKSLEVVDELSNRDPEYSGKIGALLREFMQLTGKV from the coding sequence ATGAAAGATACAAAGACAATAAACCGCCGTAAATTTTTGTCCACAGGCACCGCTGCTGCAGCTACCGTCGCGGCAGCCGGCTTCGCTGCGCCAGCAGTAATCGCCTCTCCCAAACAGAAAATCAAATGGAAGATGCAGACTCACTGGCCTACCGGCAACTGGTATTACGATCCCATCTTCAATGGATTGGCCCGCCGCATCGAAGAAGCTACTAACGGTGAGCTTGAGATCGAAACGCATCAACCCAACTCCATAGTATCTACTGGAGATGTTCTGCGAGGGGTCCGTCGCGGAACACTGGACGGCGCACTTATTTATCCCGCGTACTGGGTTGGAGACATTCCAGCAGCAGGCCACCTCAACGGTAATTTCGGAACTTGGGATTCCATTGAGGAAATGCAATTTTTCATGCATGACATGGGCGCACTCAACATTATCCGTGAAGCCTATGCCACTCGGGGAATTTATCAGGTAGGCCCGATTTCGAACGGTGGCACTGCCATCTACAGCAACAAGCGCATTGAAACACCAAAGGATTTTGAAGGTTTCAAAGTTCGCTCAAACGGCAGTTCCGCGCAAGTATTTGAAAAAATGGGTGCAGCCCCCGTTTCTATCAGCGGAGGCGAACTCTATCAGGCCCTTCAGACTGGCGTGGTCGATGGTGCACACTGGGGTGGAGTCTCTGCCGGATGGGGGATGAACCTGCAGGAGGTAAACAAATATATTATTCAGCCGAACCTCGCATCTCATCAAAACAGTGAAGTATTTGTCTCCCTGAAATCGTGGAACAAACTGGGAGCAGACTTCAAAAAAGTCATTGAAGATGCTGTTCTGGCAACACACCTCGAAGCCGCCGGAATGTTCATGATGAAAGATCTGCAGCGAATGCAGGAATTCAAGACCGAATACAACGGGGAAATTGTTCAAATGAACAGCGAAGCCGTAGCAATGCTCCGCACGAAATCTCTCGAGGTGGTCGACGAATTATCCAACCGCGACCCGGAATACTCAGGAAAAATTGGTGCCCTTTTGCGAGAGTTTATGCAGCTCACCGGCAAGGTATAA
- the phnX gene encoding phosphonoacetaldehyde hydrolase: MYTYTRRYTGPLQAVIMDLAGTCVDFGSLAPIQAFLKLFEAEGIDLSEAEAREPMGTEKREHIRRLLAMPRIGKQWSSLFGKAPDTADIDRLYGAFLPLQTAAIAERSRLIPGAIELQDWLRDEGIKLGVNTGYSREMVDVMLPELVAQGFEPESVVVATEVPQGRPAPHMSMKNAIELGVSAVQGCVKVDDTTTGIEEGLNAGMWTVAVVASGNAVGLSEEQLSALSDTDRAETLARGHSVMATSAAHYVIDSIADLPKVLAEIGCRLQAGECP; encoded by the coding sequence ATGTATACCTACACCCGTCGTTATACCGGGCCGCTTCAGGCGGTAATTATGGATCTGGCTGGCACCTGCGTGGACTTTGGATCACTGGCGCCTATCCAGGCGTTTCTGAAACTGTTTGAAGCTGAGGGTATCGACCTGTCTGAAGCGGAAGCCCGTGAGCCTATGGGCACAGAAAAGCGTGAACATATTCGTCGCCTTCTGGCGATGCCCCGAATAGGTAAACAGTGGAGCAGCCTTTTCGGAAAGGCGCCGGACACGGCTGATATCGATCGACTTTACGGCGCCTTCCTGCCGCTCCAGACGGCAGCCATTGCCGAACGCTCCAGGTTGATTCCAGGGGCTATTGAACTTCAGGACTGGCTGCGGGATGAGGGTATAAAGCTTGGTGTGAATACGGGTTATAGCCGCGAAATGGTGGATGTAATGCTGCCAGAGCTGGTTGCCCAGGGATTCGAGCCGGAGAGTGTTGTTGTCGCTACAGAAGTGCCCCAGGGCAGGCCTGCCCCTCATATGAGCATGAAAAATGCGATTGAACTCGGTGTTAGTGCCGTGCAGGGCTGCGTAAAGGTTGACGATACCACTACGGGAATCGAGGAAGGCTTGAACGCAGGCATGTGGACGGTGGCGGTGGTGGCGTCAGGGAATGCGGTGGGCCTCAGCGAAGAGCAGCTTTCTGCTCTTAGCGACACTGATAGAGCAGAAACCCTGGCTCGTGGACATAGTGTTATGGCGACGTCTGCGGCTCACTATGTGATCGATTCCATAGCGGATTTGCCGAAAGTGCTCGCCGAGATTGGTTGTCGTCTGCAAGCGGGTGAGTGTCCGTAA
- a CDS encoding 2-aminoethylphosphonate--pyruvate transaminase, whose protein sequence is MTPKEPYLLTPGPLTTSLTVKQAMLHDWGSWDGDFNSVTAEICERLLEVSGGSASHVCVPMQGSGTFAVEATLGTVIPPASTTLVLMNGAYGKRIGKILDMLGRPYIAIDKGDYHPPRGDEVAVALKENPEVEQVVVVHCETSSGILNPIQEIAGVCRQAGKRLIIDSMSAFGALPVNVAELPCAALVSSANKCFEGVPGFGFAIVERELLSASGGQCHSLSLDLHDQWRYMEKTGQWRYTPPTHVVAAFLQAMREHEAEGGVTGRLDRYSRNRDRLVAGLRELGFETLLADEWLSPIITTFLAPNSPAFEFHRFYDAIKARGFLIYPGKLTVADSFRVGCIGQLHDEQMDAVVTAIAEACRELGLQVPVPAPVAAPDNLETV, encoded by the coding sequence ATGACCCCAAAAGAGCCCTATCTACTCACTCCTGGTCCATTGACCACCAGTCTCACCGTTAAACAGGCCATGTTGCATGATTGGGGGTCCTGGGATGGCGACTTCAATAGTGTAACAGCCGAAATTTGTGAGCGGCTGCTTGAGGTATCTGGTGGCAGCGCCAGCCATGTCTGCGTGCCCATGCAGGGCAGCGGAACCTTTGCAGTGGAGGCCACACTCGGAACGGTGATTCCTCCAGCCAGTACAACCCTGGTGCTGATGAACGGTGCCTACGGGAAACGGATCGGTAAAATTCTCGACATGCTGGGGCGCCCATACATAGCGATTGATAAGGGTGATTACCATCCGCCTCGCGGTGACGAGGTTGCTGTTGCGTTGAAAGAGAACCCTGAAGTTGAGCAGGTGGTGGTCGTTCACTGTGAAACCAGCTCCGGCATCCTCAATCCGATCCAGGAAATCGCCGGGGTATGTCGCCAGGCAGGAAAACGGCTGATCATCGACAGCATGAGTGCCTTTGGGGCGCTTCCAGTGAATGTCGCTGAACTGCCCTGTGCCGCTTTGGTGTCCTCTGCCAACAAATGCTTTGAGGGTGTGCCGGGTTTTGGTTTCGCGATTGTCGAACGGGAACTCTTGTCGGCTTCAGGCGGCCAGTGCCATAGCTTGTCTCTCGATCTGCATGATCAGTGGCGATACATGGAGAAAACCGGTCAGTGGCGTTACACCCCGCCTACCCATGTGGTCGCCGCCTTTCTCCAGGCCATGCGTGAACACGAAGCTGAGGGCGGCGTGACTGGTCGCCTGGATCGTTATAGCCGCAATCGGGATCGCCTGGTTGCCGGCCTTCGTGAACTCGGTTTTGAGACTTTGCTCGCGGATGAGTGGTTGTCTCCCATCATAACCACCTTTCTGGCTCCGAACAGTCCGGCATTTGAATTCCATCGCTTTTACGATGCGATCAAGGCCCGGGGCTTTCTCATCTACCCCGGCAAACTCACCGTTGCTGACAGCTTTCGGGTGGGCTGTATTGGCCAGCTCCATGATGAACAGATGGATGCGGTCGTGACTGCCATCGCTGAGGCCTGCCGTGAACTTGGCCTTCAGGTGCCTGTTCCGGCACCTGTCGCAGCTCCTGACAACCTCGAAACCGTCTGA
- a CDS encoding putative 2-aminoethylphosphonate ABC transporter ATP-binding protein has product MSQKTQGSRLEIQGVDKFFGDFCALKNIDLIIEPGELVCFLGPSGCGKTTLLRIIAGLECQSGGILHQGDTDISLKPPRDRDFGIVFQSYALFPNMTVADNIAYGLRSIGMPKARVRSRVDELLNLVGLEDHARKYPAQLSGGQQQRVALARALAPSPGLLLLDEPLSALDAKVRHHLRSEIRNLQKQLGVTTIMVTHDQEEALAMADRVVVMNNGVIEQVGTPVEIYQQPASAFVASFIGAMNFIDSAPLNGQRVKVGNRELDLVRPLPSAEGAVRLAIRPEDVHLLPCGAGEWEGEVRALDYLGAFIRTHIRLNDVDLDLVVDVDPRSARRLGLCVGGAICLNLPSDALHCFAA; this is encoded by the coding sequence ATGAGCCAGAAAACCCAGGGGAGCCGTCTCGAAATTCAGGGAGTCGACAAGTTCTTCGGTGATTTTTGTGCACTGAAAAACATTGATCTCATCATCGAGCCAGGCGAACTGGTGTGTTTTCTTGGGCCATCAGGGTGTGGGAAGACCACCCTGCTTCGCATCATTGCGGGGCTTGAGTGCCAGAGTGGGGGGATACTCCATCAAGGTGACACGGACATTTCCCTGAAACCGCCCAGAGATCGTGATTTCGGCATTGTGTTTCAGTCTTACGCGTTGTTCCCGAATATGACGGTCGCCGACAACATAGCCTATGGCCTGCGCAGCATCGGCATGCCAAAAGCCAGGGTTCGGAGTCGGGTGGACGAACTGTTGAACCTGGTTGGGCTTGAAGATCATGCCCGGAAGTATCCCGCTCAGTTGTCCGGTGGCCAGCAGCAACGTGTTGCATTGGCGCGGGCACTGGCGCCTTCGCCTGGGTTGTTGCTGCTTGATGAGCCCTTGTCGGCACTGGACGCCAAAGTGCGCCATCATCTGCGCAGCGAGATTCGCAACCTACAAAAACAGCTGGGTGTCACCACTATCATGGTGACCCACGATCAGGAAGAGGCGCTGGCGATGGCTGATCGTGTTGTGGTCATGAACAACGGCGTTATCGAGCAGGTAGGAACTCCGGTGGAGATCTATCAGCAACCCGCATCAGCGTTCGTTGCATCCTTCATCGGAGCAATGAATTTCATCGACAGCGCGCCATTAAATGGACAGCGGGTGAAGGTCGGGAATCGTGAGCTGGACTTGGTGCGGCCCTTGCCTTCCGCTGAAGGCGCGGTGCGGTTGGCTATCCGGCCGGAGGATGTTCACCTGTTACCCTGTGGCGCCGGAGAGTGGGAAGGAGAGGTCCGGGCACTGGATTATCTGGGGGCTTTCATCCGTACTCATATTCGCCTGAATGACGTTGATTTGGATCTGGTTGTGGATGTGGACCCACGATCCGCGCGACGTCTTGGCTTGTGCGTTGGCGGCGCTATCTGCCTCAACCTGCCTTCTGACGCCCTGCATTGTTTCGCAGCCTGA
- a CDS encoding putative 2-aminoethylphosphonate ABC transporter substrate-binding protein, with product MKKALALTTLAIAVNANAQTELTVYTAVEAEDLAKYAERFNEDHPDIKINWIRDSTGVVTARLLAEKQNSRADVVWGLAGTSLLLLKNEGMLVPYAPKGLEELSPKFRDSDETPSWVGMDAWMAAICVNTIEAEKNNLPMPASWQDLAKPVYQGHVVMPNPNSSGTGFLDVSAWLQLMGEDKGWTFMDGLHKNINRYTHSGSKPCKMAASGETTIGVSFAFRGARLKEQGAPLELVFPKEGLGWEVEATAIVDGTDKMEAAQTLVDWSITRQAMEMYNEGYAIVGMPGVAQPVEHFPENAGELIIDNDFGWAASNREAILSEWARRYDGKSEAK from the coding sequence CTGAAGAAAGCCCTTGCCTTGACCACGTTGGCCATAGCCGTCAACGCTAATGCACAGACTGAACTGACCGTATATACCGCGGTTGAAGCAGAGGATCTTGCGAAGTACGCCGAGCGCTTCAATGAGGACCATCCGGACATCAAGATTAACTGGATTCGCGACTCTACAGGTGTTGTTACTGCTCGTTTGCTGGCGGAAAAGCAGAATTCGCGGGCAGATGTGGTCTGGGGGTTGGCAGGCACAAGCCTGTTGCTGCTGAAGAATGAGGGAATGCTGGTCCCATACGCACCGAAAGGGCTTGAGGAATTGTCTCCGAAGTTCCGTGACAGCGATGAGACACCGTCCTGGGTCGGCATGGATGCGTGGATGGCTGCGATCTGTGTGAACACCATTGAAGCAGAGAAAAATAACCTGCCAATGCCTGCCAGTTGGCAGGATCTGGCTAAGCCGGTGTATCAGGGGCACGTGGTTATGCCGAACCCCAATTCATCTGGTACCGGCTTTCTGGATGTCTCTGCCTGGCTCCAGTTGATGGGAGAAGATAAAGGCTGGACGTTCATGGATGGGCTTCACAAGAACATCAACCGCTATACGCACTCAGGTTCCAAGCCTTGCAAGATGGCGGCTTCTGGTGAAACCACTATTGGGGTTTCATTTGCCTTCCGTGGTGCCCGCCTTAAGGAGCAAGGTGCTCCCCTGGAACTGGTTTTCCCGAAAGAAGGACTGGGTTGGGAAGTAGAAGCGACTGCAATTGTGGATGGCACGGACAAAATGGAAGCGGCGCAAACGCTGGTAGATTGGTCCATCACCCGTCAGGCCATGGAAATGTATAACGAGGGCTATGCCATTGTGGGCATGCCAGGTGTGGCGCAGCCGGTCGAGCATTTTCCGGAAAATGCAGGCGAGCTGATCATCGATAACGACTTTGGTTGGGCGGCCAGTAACCGCGAAGCCATTCTGTCCGAGTGGGCGCGTCGTTACGACGGTAAATCCGAAGCAAAGTGA
- a CDS encoding TRAP transporter small permease subunit yields MNPLRIIETFNLIVGKLFSFFVFIGMAIVVYEVIARYVFNAPSVWAPGYTQRVFAAYFILIGAYTLIKGGHVRVDVLLNTRSPRWNAFADMINYVALAIWTTALTYEAWFYFLDAWEFNELDASALRHPMWPVNLALLIGTALILIQGLSGLVASTIQFINPKQQNKG; encoded by the coding sequence ATGAATCCTCTAAGAATCATTGAAACGTTCAATCTGATCGTCGGAAAGCTATTCAGCTTTTTCGTATTCATAGGTATGGCTATCGTAGTTTACGAGGTCATCGCAAGATACGTCTTCAACGCGCCGTCGGTGTGGGCTCCGGGTTACACACAGCGTGTATTTGCAGCCTACTTCATCCTGATCGGCGCCTACACCCTGATAAAAGGCGGGCATGTACGAGTCGATGTTCTGCTGAATACCCGGTCACCCCGGTGGAATGCCTTTGCGGACATGATCAATTATGTGGCTCTGGCTATATGGACTACGGCCCTGACCTACGAGGCCTGGTTTTACTTTTTGGATGCCTGGGAGTTTAACGAATTAGACGCCAGTGCTTTACGCCACCCTATGTGGCCGGTGAATCTGGCTCTCCTCATCGGGACAGCTCTCATTCTGATCCAGGGCCTGAGTGGCCTTGTGGCATCCACAATTCAGTTCATCAATCCAAAACAACAAAACAAAGGGTAA